AAGCGGTCAAAGACGACCACCTCATAACCTTGCAGTAGCAGCTGTTTACAAATGTTTCGCCCTAAAAATCCGGCGCCGCCGGTAACCAGACAACGGCCTAAAGTGCGCGTTGCATTGCTAGATTTTGCCATGATAGCCCCTGTTTATTATTTTGCTGTCCTGCTTAATGGCACCCCTGCCGACAAGATTGCTGATCATAGCTTGCTCATTGGCTAAGGTATAGCTTTGAAGGCGGGATTTTAGATTGCATTTTGGTTAATTTGGCGGCCATGTTTACCGGCAGAACCGACGGCAAGATTGCGTTGTGATGCTGGCTTAGCTTTGATGTATAATTGATTCTTTTGCAAGAGTTTATTGCGATGAAATGTCCATTTTGTGGCGCTGCAGATACTAAAGTCATCGATTCGCGTTTGGCCGCCGAAGGTGAGCAGGTGCGCCGTCGGCGCGAATGCGTTGAGTGTTCAGAACGCTTTACCACCTTCGAAGGTGCTGAACTGGTCATGCCTAGCCTGATAAAAAGTGATGGCGTACGAGAGCCGTTTAACGAGGATAAGCTGCGCGCTGGGGTGCGCCGCGCCCTCGAAAAGCGCCCGGTGAGTGTTGAAGCGGTGGAAACCTTGATTGCAAAAATTAAACAGCAGCTGCGCGCTACCGGTGAACGTGAGGTGCCCTCGCGCCTAGTGGGTGAAACAGTCATGGAAGAGTTGCGTGCTGTTGATCAAGTAGCGTTTGTGCGCTTTGCCTCGGTGTATCGCAGTTTTCAGGACATCGAAGAATTTCGGGCAGAAATTGACAAGCTCTCGGATCATGCAGATTGATCGCGAAGGATTAGCTTATGGAGTACTCTGACGCCGCTGACGCTGATTTTATGGCTCGCGCGATCCAGCTAGCAGCCAAGGCCAGTCATAGCACCAGCCCTAACCCAAGGGTTGGCTGTGTTATTGTCAAACAGGGCAAAATTATCGGTGAGGGCTATCATATTCGGGCCGGGCAGGGCCATGCTGAAGTCAATGCCTTGGCAGATTGTCAGCAGCGTGGTTATTCAGCTGCGGGTGCTTGTTGCTATGTCACGCTTGAGCCTTGCAGCCATACTGGCCGCACACCACCCTGTGCTGAGCGCCTCATTGAGGCCAAGCTGGCTCGGGTGGTGATTGGTCATCAAGACCCTAATCCGCAAGTATCTGGTAATGGTATCCGGCTTCTGCAAGAGGCGGGTATCGAGGTTTGTATGTCCAAACTTGCGGCGGAGACGGAAGCGCTGAATCCCGGCTTTTGCAAGCGTATGCGCGCACAAATGCCCAGATTGATGGCGAAAATTGCTTCTAGCTTAGATGGTCGAAGCGCCATGGCCTCTGGTGAAAGTCAATGGATAACCGGGCCCGAGGCGCGTGCTGATGTACAGCGGCTGCGTGCCGATAGCTGTGCCATTATTACCGGTATTGGCACGGTCTTAGCCGATGACCCACGGTTATCGGTGCGAGACCAACGTTTTATGATCGAGGGCAGTGATGACATTCGCCAGCCATTAAAAGTGATTATAGATTCACGGCTGCAGATTCGGCCCGAGGCGAAAATCTTTGCTGGCAGTGGCGACAAGTTGGTGGTGTTTGCGGCAGATCCAAG
The sequence above is a segment of the Pseudomonadales bacterium genome. Coding sequences within it:
- the nrdR gene encoding transcriptional regulator NrdR; protein product: MKCPFCGAADTKVIDSRLAAEGEQVRRRRECVECSERFTTFEGAELVMPSLIKSDGVREPFNEDKLRAGVRRALEKRPVSVEAVETLIAKIKQQLRATGEREVPSRLVGETVMEELRAVDQVAFVRFASVYRSFQDIEEFRAEIDKLSDHAD
- the ribD gene encoding bifunctional diaminohydroxyphosphoribosylaminopyrimidine deaminase/5-amino-6-(5-phosphoribosylamino)uracil reductase RibD, whose translation is MEYSDAADADFMARAIQLAAKASHSTSPNPRVGCVIVKQGKIIGEGYHIRAGQGHAEVNALADCQQRGYSAAGACCYVTLEPCSHTGRTPPCAERLIEAKLARVVIGHQDPNPQVSGNGIRLLQEAGIEVCMSKLAAETEALNPGFCKRMRAQMPRLMAKIASSLDGRSAMASGESQWITGPEARADVQRLRADSCAIITGIGTVLADDPRLSVRDQRFMIEGSDDIRQPLKVIIDSRLQIRPEAKIFAGSGDKLVVFAADPSQKKQALAQLQAAGIATLHLPDQADWQMAKVDLPAVLRHLATLECNEVMLEAGSRLCGVFLQQGLIDEVIFYLAPTLLGSNARPQVELPLEKMAQQLRLDIQQVRPVGNDLRISAVPQY